ttTATGTCTGTTTATTATGTGATTAAATGAGTTGAGtgatttattttacttattaCATAAAGAATAAAAGATTCAATATAAAGTAATTTTGCTCGGTGATTTTTTTCAACTTTTGCCTTGTGAACTAGGTTATCAAAAACAAATTCTTTAAAGGTACAGTAAGAATTCTATtctttttctaataattcagtTTTTTCATTAAAGTTTTTAATCATTCTTAATTCATTCCACTATTTTTACTACGGTTTCTATCTTTTATGTTCGCAGTAATCTTTCTTATTCTTCTCCTTTCCACCCTTCCAGTCTTTTTGCTGGGAGTCTAATGCTTTGTCTTTATTAAACCCATTGAATTCTTGTCATTCATTCTGCTAATTGTATTCAGAAGCTGTAGAAGAAGTGAAATTGAAGAGCAGCATGAAAGAAGCAGCAGCAATACCATATAATCTCAGATGTCACGGTCGTGTAGTCGGCCAGCGCTATTTGAGGCCCAGACAAGTCCAGATTGATCATAGCTCCAACAAACCACTCTCAGTCAATCATAGCTCCAAGAAACGTCGACCCAGATGCAGGTCATTCTTGATTTCTTGTTACCTTTTACGAGCttcatgcttttttttttttacatactTATTGTTCACCTAATAAGAATACGCAGCACATTATCAATATATTGATTTctttttaatattctttttctcgtaaattaattttctttgaaatcaaagaCGAAAGCCTTGCGATCCCCCTTTACCTGAATGTGATAAAGACGAAGAGCCCTCTTTACCTGAAGATGGTACAGATGAAAACCCCCCTTTACCTGAAGGTGGTAATGATGGAAAAAAGTAAGCATGATTTTATTCATTTAACTTTTTTCGATCATAGTTTATGGCATTACATTATTATTGCTTAAATTTCCTTGTTCATACTAATCAAACTCTATGTGACATCAAAGGGAAAGGAACATGTTTGTTAGAGGCGCTAAGAGAGGCACTGAACCTGTAGAAGAGTGGGTACTATTAACTCTTTTCCCCCCAATTATGATTTGTAACCATATATCAATTTGTTAATAATACTTCTCTTtggattttttttcctttcttttttttttttgggggggggggggggggggggggggggcatTCTTCCAGATATCTGAGGCAAATGAGAAGGTACTTTATGGAGACTATGTTTCCTTATCCATTAGCTGCAATGAAACACTACAACGATGGACTAAAAGAGGTAAATTAACTTGTTAGTCCTACTCTATTCATTTGTTTTTATTATAGTACCtttattaaacaataaaaataaaaattcttctctgttatttgttttttagGAAGAGCAATACAAGGTTACTGATACTCGTGATGACTGGTGCCATTTTCTTAAAAAACTTGGCTTTATACGCCTGCTGCACTTTATAGCTGAGCCTAAATATCCTAAAAACACGCCCAATACATCAGAGGATACCACTAAGCACTTCTATGCCAGGATGCATCAAATGCCTAATCGTGAAACTCATGTGGATTACTGTAAACTGTATGAAGAACCCCCAGAATGTGGTATCATTactaaaatttttcttttgtgctttttaattttttgtccCTGCTTAATGAAGCTGCTTGTTTGGAGTGTGTTGTAGGTACCTTAATTACCCAAGTCATTCCCTTGTGCTGTGAAACTTGTGGTCTTAAGGATCTGAAAGCCCTTGAGACAAAATCAATGGAATTGAGGTTTATTCTCTCTCTAGTGATAGTGATTTATATTTATAAGAGTTTATATTGACTTGTTTTTATTTTGGAATTGAAGTGCTGAAGGTGAAGGAGAAAAGGAGGAGTATTGGAAGTAAGAGTCAGTGTTTCTCTTTTTATAATATCTTTATCTCCTGCATATGGATTATGATTTCTATTTGTTTTTGTATGCTTTGTGCAGTGGTTATCACACTTCCACTCCTCCAAAAATTATGGTGGCACGCAGAAGAAACCCAGAGGTCATAGCAGAACAAGCCGgcagaagaaagaaaaaacgtTGAATGGATCTTTAGAAGAATTGAACAACTAATGTCCAGTCTGTGCTCATCTGTATGACTCTTCCTTTGGAAGATTTCCTTGTAAACAATACTTTCTAACGTGAATCAAAAATGCTAGCTTAGGTTTTCTAGACTCAGTTTATGTTTATATTTAGGCTAATTGTGATAGTAGTAGCTACAAGAGCGGATTGTTTCATACTACTTTTTGTGTATGTCACAGGACAAATTTTacaggtttttttttttgtaaagcTCTATGGTGCCTATAATTTTAGTGTTTAATTTTTGtctactttattttttataataaattttaaatattaaataattatttatttttatatttttaaaattatatattaatttttaattatttttaataagttAGACAAATATTTTTAAGTACCATAACAATTATCACTTTGTTTTAGTCGTATTTGGGACTGGCAGGTGAAACTGTTTTAAGCTTTGTTGTTTAATCACCTTGTTTGTTGTTCTTTCATTGCTGATTTAATTGAGGAAATATAAGTGGATTCTAATAGTATTCTAAATTCCTCGTACGGGTAAAAGCGGATTCGACttaacactaatgattatatctctaatattcccTAAACTTCTATTGTgcacattgtataaatattctATTGGATCCCTATGCTTTTTTTTATGTGACCAAAATTTCGATTTAATCTGCACTAAAATCATCGGATCGGATCCCATATCTGCAGTTTTTAAGCTTGAATCGGATATCGGATATATTcgcaaaacacaaaaatatttttaaacgtttattttattaaaaaatatcaataaaatttatttatttttattcttttaaatatttttactcttaaaataatattaaacatacttttcttaaataataaattaaaataatacaacatatatgataattattaattaaaataaaacaaaaaaatatttacaagcCATTTTAAACACAGCAGATAATTATTAATAGgaattttagttattatttttgcGGATATGCGGATCGAATATATGAATACCTATACAAAATTCGCAATCCGATCCAATTAGTGTGCGGATCTGATCTAATCTAATAGCCTTGCGGATTGGATACATATCCGCAATTTTTAGATCGAATTCGGATAAATATCGCGGATATACAGATCAGATCTGATCTATGAACATCCCTAATTCTTCATCTAGAATTTAAGCTCGTCCATATTGAATTATTAATTCCTCTTCAAGATTGGTGTTTTAGTAAATTAATCttacaacaacaaaaaatgTGTTGATGTTTCTTAGAcatcaaaatcttttaaaattaagaaattagtaaattgataaagtgataaataaataatttttaaattaaaataataattaatactTCACTTTACCTCTTTATTAATCTTTTTAcgattttttttcttcttaagCTAACCCCAATGATAAAACCAATCCTTACATTATGGAAAATAAATTACTTTTGCTTATAGCATAATGACATGCCCTCcctgaatcaaattttgaatccattatgtggatttttttttttggtcaccGATACAGAAAGCTTGTTTGTTATATACAAATTTAAATTATCCTTTTAAATTATCTTGTTTGTTATTGTTGCACTGGTATATAACTTAGTATATTGATCTTCTTGTGTTGATTCTTGAATGTGCATTATTGAGTCACATTATGAATGTTGCTCTTCAAATTGAAAGTTGGTGGGATTTTGCCAAGTTATTTTAcccaataaaaatttaaaatttagttgaTATAAGGGATTAGATATTTTCATCTAATAATctaaaactaaatctaaatcacaATCAAATTAACCTTTAAAGACTAGTTTCATCTACTCTCTGATTTGCTTTATTAACACGAGATTTGCCTTTTAGCAAGCCAACACTCATCCAAAAGAGGGTTTTTAGGGTTATAAAACGGGTCACTTCGATTATTTAGGCTCAATCTATTTAAATTTATAGATTTATTAGGCTGATTCGTTTAAATTCactttatttataaattataattttttaattcaaattatttaagATTAATTTGATGGATTAAACAGGTTAGATCtgattatctttttattttattttttaaaaaatattttaataaaaatattatttttaagttaaaaattttaaacaaacaatatttttttagttaattggTCAAATTTTTAGGTGGATCAAGataaatattagtaaaaaatacTAATGTTTAACGGTTAAGGATTCGATGGTCGCAAAATATTTGCACCATTAAATGGTCTCTgaataaaacatattttttaagtttttttaatgTAATATTGTGATAAATTTAGTTTGTCAACGGGTTTTACCGATCCTTTTATGTTTATTTTCCACTCACCCCCGAAAAAATTAGATTTAGATTGGACTTTAGACTATTAGAGTGGAAAATAAATTTGAACAGTAATGGTGAAAAGGTGTTTAAAAGGGGAGATACTAATACCACGTCCAAATAACGCCTTATTCGATTTGTAAGAGCAGGGCGTTGTTGAAGTTCTTTCTATGGCGACTGCCTTATCATGGATAGCAGCCCAAGTTCGATTACCCCCGTTCCTTCGTTATTCATGTTCTACCAGGCGGTCAGCAACCGTCGGAGAAATGGGCCACTATTTCACTGCTATGACAAAAAACAGACAGCGCCACTCTGATATAGTTGAGGCAGTGTCGACGGCTGAGGAACTTGGAAATTTCAGAATTTCTTCTTGTGTCTCCTTAAGAAATTGGCTCAATAGTTTGGATAGCGATAGCGATAAGCTCGACAATTTCCATAGGCTTGTGAGGGATGGCGACGTTAGACGACTCTGCCAAAATGTGTACTTTGGTCGCTTCGATCATAAACGCAAAGGTAGCCATACTTCTGTACGAAGCTCCGATGGACGGGTTATGGAAATCGACAAGAGCGTCGCCGCCGCTGAATCCGTGGTCTTGAAAGACCTTCTTGATTCCGTTCGCGGCATGGTGGTGTGATCCCGTTGACTAACGTCTCCAGCGATGTTCTCTCAGAGGTCATCCTCTTCTTGCAGAAGAAATGTGATTTCCAAGAGATCGTCGACAAAATTGCCGCCAACTACAAGGGCTGGTCCACGGCCTTCATCAACCGGAACCGTCCCATTCTCCGCGAATTGCATCAGGTCATTTCTCTTCCCTTCGCATTCATTACGTTTCATTTAAAGGCAAGGACAAAAA
The Arachis stenosperma cultivar V10309 chromosome 7, arast.V10309.gnm1.PFL2, whole genome shotgun sequence genome window above contains:
- the LOC130939899 gene encoding uncharacterized protein LOC130939899 codes for the protein MKEAAAIPYNLRCHGRVVGQRYLRPRQVQIDHSSNKPLSVNHSSKKRRPRCRRKPCDPPLPECDKDEEPSLPEDGTDENPPLPEGGNDGKKERNMFVRGAKRGTEPVEEYLRQMRRYFMETMFPYPLAAMKHYNDGLKEEEQYKVTDTRDDWCHFLKKLGFIRLLHFIAEPKYPKNTPNTSEDTTKHFYARMHQMPNRETHVDYCKLYEEPPECGTLITQVIPLCCETCGLKDLKALETKSMELSAEGEGEKEEYWNGYHTSTPPKIMVARRRNPEVIAEQAGRRKKKR